A stretch of the Medicago truncatula cultivar Jemalong A17 chromosome 5, MtrunA17r5.0-ANR, whole genome shotgun sequence genome encodes the following:
- the LOC11407103 gene encoding polygalacturonase At1g48100, protein MSGFSLRGFTYMLLIAFLIWSSNFECCIARRGKHLRQSRTFSSSLFKKKGKSYNGNSHNKNHHSGGSNSKPKSPPHKSTPPLPKSPPSHKSVPSSPPISKPKYSPSIPPPKANNGVHSTFFNVLDYGAKGDGNTDDTKAFQATWAATCKVEASTMVIPANYIFYVGPISFSGPYCKANIVFQLDGTIIAPTNPNAWSGVTLQWLEFTKLEGITIQGNGVIDGRGSVWWQDFPYDNPIDDEEKLIVPLNQTQKPPMPVQNEMGRKMPSNKPTALRFYGSYGPTVTGITIQNSPQCHLKFDNCNGVLVHDVSISSPGDSPNTDGIHLQNSKDVLIHSSKLACGDDCISIQTGCSNVYVHNVNCGPGHGISIGSLGKDNTRACVSNITVRDVNIHDSMNGVRIKTWQGGSGSVQGVLFSNIQVSEVQLPIVIDQFYCDKRVCTNHTSAVSLAGINYERIKGTYTVKPVHFACSDSLPCVDVSLTTVELKPIQEKYHLYDPFCWQTFGELRTPTVPPIGCLQIGKPSNNRIQTDHDIC, encoded by the exons ATGAGTGGTTTTAGCTTAAGAGGCTTCACATACATGTTACTCATTGCATTTCTCATCTGGTCTTCCAATTTTGAGTGCTGCATTGCAAGAAGAGGTAAGCATTTGAGACAAAGTAGAACTTTCTCATCCTCTTTGTTTAAGAAGAAAGGTAAGAGTTATAATGGAAATAGTCATAATAAAAATCACCATAGTGGAGGatcaaattcaaaaccaaagTCTCCACCACATAAAAGTACTCCACCATTACCAAAATCTCCTCCATCACATAAAAGTGTTCCATCTTCTCCACCAATTTCTAAACCAAAATACTCTCCTTCAATTCCACCACCTAAAGCTAACAATGGTGTGCATTCAACTTTCTTCAATGTGCTAGATTATGGAGCTAAAGGAGATGGTAACACCGATGACACAAAG GCATTCCAAGCAACATGGGCAGCTACATGTAAAGTAGAAGCATCAACAATGGTGATTCCAGCAAATTACATCTTCTACGTGGGACCAATTTCATTCTCTGGCCCATATTGTAAGGCCAACATTGTTTTTCAG CTTGATGGTACAATTATTGCTCCAACAAACCCAAATGCTTGGAGTGGAGTAACACTACAGTGGCTGGAATTCACAAAACTAGAAGGAATTACCATTCAAGGAAATGGTGTCATTGATGGAAGAGGCTCAGTTTGGTGGCAAGATTTCCCATATGACAATCCaattgatgatgaagaaaagCTTATAGTTCCTTTAAATCAAACTCAGAAGCCTCCAATGCCG GTACAAAATGAGATGGGAAGAAAAATGCCAAGCAACAAGCCAACG GCACTAAGGTTTTATGGTAGCTATGGTCCAACTGTCACGGGTATAACAATTCAGAATAGTCCTCAGTGTCATCTAAAGTTTGACAATTGCAATGGGGTCCTTGTTCATGATGTGAGTATTTCATCTCCTGGTGATAGCCCTAATACCGATGGAATTCACCTTCAGAATTCCAAAGATGTGTTGATTCACAGCAGCAAGTTAGCATGTG GAGATGATTGCATTTCTATACAAACTGGATGCTCAAATGTATATGTACACAATGTCAACTGTGGTCCGGGACATGGAATCAGCATTGGAAGTTTAGGAAAAGATAACACCAGAGCCTGTGTCTCAAACATTACTGTCAGAGATGTCAACATACACGACTCAATGAATGGTGTTAGAATCAAAACATGGCAG GGTGGATCTGGTTCAGTACAGGGAGTATTATTCTCAAACATACAAGTTTCAGAAGTTCAACTTCCAATTGTAATAGACCAATTCTATTGTGATAAAAGGGTATGCACAAATCACACATCAGCAGTGTCTCTAGCAGGAATCAACTACGAAAGAATAAAAGGAACATACACAGTTAAACCAGTACACTTTGCTTGCAGtgatagcctgccatgtgtagaTGTTTCTTTAACCACTGTTGAGTTAAAACCAATTCAAGAAAAATATCATCTATATGATCCATTTTGCTGGCAGACTTTTGGTGAATTAAGAACTCCAACTGTCCCACCAATTGGTTGTTTACAGATTGGGAAACCGTCGAATAATCGAATTCAAACTGATCACGATATATGTTGA